The genomic window TTCCCTGATCCATTCGTGTAGTTCCTCGATGTGGTCGAGCGCGATCTTCAGCAGTGACTTCGTGTTCAGGTTCTCGGATTCGAGGACCGCTACTCGTGAGGTCAGCGCTTCCACCTGTGAACGCAGCGGAGCGACCAGAACGACCGCCGTGTCTGCGATGATCCGGGCCGCCTCCGCGTCCACCATTCCGCCCTCCGCCTCGGTCTTCCCTGCGGCGGCTTTCGCCTGCCTGCGGTTGAACCAGGCGGTCACACCGGCCCCGGCAGTGCCGGAGCCGATGACCGTTGCGACCGTTTCGAGGATTCCTCCCGAGGTCACGCCTTCTCTACGGGCGTCACAGCCGGCCGAATCCACAGACCCGCCAACAGCGGCGACACCAGGGCATAACCCTGCGTCGCGAAGTCCACCCACGCGGTATCAACCGCCTTGCCAGCGACGACAGCCACGATCGCCGACACCGCGACCAACAGGCCGCGGATCAGCGCGGGCTCCGGGACGCGTGCAAAAGTCTCAGCCATTCCAACCTCACTTCAATTCGATAGCGTGATCCCGGTCCGGAGTTGGGTCCGGGATCATTCCAGCCGCCCGGTACTGGGCGATCATCGCCGCATTCTCAGCGGCAGTCAGTGACCCGATATCGGGGATAACCCGGGTATCGGGTGCGGGTGCGTCGATCGGCACCCAGGCCGTCGACGCATTCCACTGCGACTGCGGACCGGCCGCAGGCTTCTGGAACTTCTTCACCTGGAGTTCCGGATGATGCCGAAACCCGAGTTCGTACAGATGTTTCGACCATCCCCGCAGGATGTCCGGGTGGGTCACCATCGGCGCACCGCCGACGTTCGGAAGATGGATCAGAGCCCAGAGTGCATGTTCTTCCGGGCTATCCGCATCACAGTTGTCTTGGCTCGGAATGCCGATGCTCACACAACCCCTAGCTGCTGTAGTGCTGACAGAATGTCTCGTAGCTGATCGAACGCGGCCATCATCGGGTCTTCTGGCTCACGATGGCCGATATCTATTTGCCAGCCAGACGGCCCATCCGAGGTGTACTCATACGAAATCTTGGTGACACGTTCGACGTACACCAGGTTTTCCGGCATCCCCAGAACCGTCGTGCCGACTCGATCGCCGAGCCAAAAATCTCCTTGGCCTTGATCACCCAATCTGTATGGCACCGAATCAGCGATCTTGACCGAATGGGCAGTTCTCCGGCGCGATGCCCAGAGGCCAGCACGGAGAGCCACCAAAGCCGCCAAGGTATAGGCGCGATCGCCGCTTCCCGATCCCCACCGCTCGTAATAGTGGGTCCAACCCAATTCTTGTGCCCGGGGTACGTCCTGCCACGATTGAAATGCGGCTACGACATCGGTGTATAAAGGCCGGAGTATCATCTCCACGGCGGAGCCGATTTGTGATTGGGTGATCAACGACCCGAGGAACCCAGCGACCGCGATAATCGTTGCCCCCAGGGCCTCGTTCACGCCAGGGGCGGAATGTCCACCGATTACGACTTTCGTATCGGTAGCCTCGTAATAGATAAACTCAGATGACTCGATGCCCGTATACGGAGACTCTTCGAACACAACCCAAGGAGCCTCGGCCATGGTGCCGCGGAAAGCCGGATCGTAGTACTCATCGGGGAAGTTCGGGTTCGCGACGACATCGCGGTTTTCGGTGAGGCCATCGGATCCGATCGAGGTAACCATGCGGGCCAGGCCATTGATCAGATCGCCATCAAAGCTCGTACCGTTCGTCCAGGCGCTTTTGTCTTCGATACCGAATACGAGGCATCCCGGCTTCAATTTTGCCCCCGGCCACGGAGGCGGATCGCCGGGCAGATATCGACGTGCTTCGACGTGGAGTTGACCGTCCTGAAGAATCTGCTTCGCGACATCGTGGAACGGTTTGAACCGGGAGAACACCAGTGCAAAGACGGATCGGTCGTTGAGAATCGAGAACGGCTTAACAACCATTGACCATGTTGTCTGGTCAAGGTTGAACCATTTCGACGGGTCGAGCGGATCGTCGGGAAGTGACCACCACGATCCTTCTTTTCTCATGACGGCGAAA from Nocardia iowensis includes these protein-coding regions:
- a CDS encoding phage gene 29 protein family protein, with protein sequence MSIGIPSQDNCDADSPEEHALWALIHLPNVGGAPMVTHPDILRGWSKHLYELGFRHHPELQVKKFQKPAAGPQSQWNASTAWVPIDAPAPDTRVIPDIGSLTAAENAAMIAQYRAAGMIPDPTPDRDHAIELK
- a CDS encoding phage tail protein — its product is MGALVKSTIVDLNEVHRQIQARKAQWVQDRLRKALIRIWDGDMRLFGEVVGELAHGFTFVENDTGTAYLKLSLSHYIAKWIINHRGREKKNVIVTFDKQGARWSGAMDNYKVVKEKDGRTYLEVSFLHDYEHLKHLIIFSNPWLPPELQFPKIWAVFGPARWSLCITLLFAVMRKEGSWWSLPDDPLDPSKWFNLDQTTWSMVVKPFSILNDRSVFALVFSRFKPFHDVAKQILQDGQLHVEARRYLPGDPPPWPGAKLKPGCLVFGIEDKSAWTNGTSFDGDLINGLARMVTSIGSDGLTENRDVVANPNFPDEYYDPAFRGTMAEAPWVVFEESPYTGIESSEFIYYEATDTKVVIGGHSAPGVNEALGATIIAVAGFLGSLITQSQIGSAVEMILRPLYTDVVAAFQSWQDVPRAQELGWTHYYERWGSGSGDRAYTLAALVALRAGLWASRRRTAHSVKIADSVPYRLGDQGQGDFWLGDRVGTTVLGMPENLVYVERVTKISYEYTSDGPSGWQIDIGHREPEDPMMAAFDQLRDILSALQQLGVV